One genomic window of Meleagris gallopavo isolate NT-WF06-2002-E0010 breed Aviagen turkey brand Nicholas breeding stock chromosome 22, Turkey_5.1, whole genome shotgun sequence includes the following:
- the SDCBP2 gene encoding syntenin-2 — protein MATLYPSLEDMKGHQVLQAQAAAGIGTPATTVLTEKPKLPEKPKVTSSTVPSAPPALYPNLAELEDYMGLALSSEEIQKNLFPDSSTALTPVGSLPGQLVAPLSGNSAGLRRAEIKPGVREIHLCKDERGKTGLQLKNVDQGIFVQLVKANSPAALVGLRFGDQILQIDGKNCAGWSSDKAQRALKKASPEKIVMVVRDRPFQRTVTVHKDSTGHVGVVVKKGKIVSLAKDSSAARNGLLTHHHICEVNGQNVIGMKDKQLMEVLVGAGNVITLTIIPAVIYEHMVKRLSPGQMKSSMDHSIPDL, from the exons ATGGCAACGCTCTACCCCTCACTGGAGGACATGAAGGGCCACCAGGTCCTGCAG GCACAGGCAGCTGCTGGGATTGGCACTCCTGCCACCACGGTGCTCACTGAGAAGCCAAAGCTCCCGGAGAAGCCGAAGGTCACCTCCAGCACCG TGCCCTCAGCACCACCTGCGCTGTACCCCAACCTGGCCGAGCTGGAGGATTACATGGGGCTGGCGCTCTCCAGCGAAGAGATCCAGAAAAACCTCTTCCCAGATAGCAGCACT GCGCTGACTCCCGTCGGGTCCCTGCCAGGACAGCTGGTTGCCCCACTGAGTGGGAACAGTGCGGGGCTGCGGCGGGCGGAGATCAAACCAGGTGTGCGAGAGATCCACCTGTGCAAGGATGAGCGGGGCAAGACGGGGCTGCAGCTGAAAAATGTTGACCAG GGCATCTTCGTGCAGCTGGTGAAGGCCAACTCTCCGGCGGCACTGGTGGGGCTGCGCTTTGGTGACCAAATCCTGCAGATTGATGGCAAGAATTGCGCAGGCTGGAGCAGCGACAAGGCGCAGCGGGCACTGAAGAAGGCGTCCCCAGAGAAGATTGTCATGGTGGTGAGGGACAG ACCGTTCCAGCGCACTGTCACCGTGCACAAGGACAGCACCGGGCATGTGGGTGTCGTGGTGAAGAAGGGGAAAATCGTGTCGCTGGCCAaggacagctctgctgcccGCAATGGGCTCCTGACACACCACCACATCTGCGAGGTCAATGGTCAGAACGTCATCGGCATGAAG GACAAACAGCTGATGGAGGTGCTGGTGGGCGCAGGGAATGTCATCACTCTGACCATCATCCCTGCTGTCATCTATGAGCACATGGTGAAACG GCTGTCGCCGGGACAGATGAAGTCATCCATGGACCACTCCATCCCTGACCTCTGA